A region of Candidatus Omnitrophota bacterium DNA encodes the following proteins:
- a CDS encoding nucleoside hydrolase-like domain-containing protein, translated as MNRYARLIGLFALMTVYLSGYAAEKPRVIVLTDISNEPDDEESLVRFLVYSNEYDVEGIIATTSVWLRQNPRLDLIQRDIQAYGQVRNNLLKHAQGYPAADRLMSVAKEGQTGFGMEAVGFGKSTEGSNHIVAVVDQPDERPIWISIWGGANTLAQALWDVKYARTESELKRFVSKLRVYTISDQDDAGRWLRIAYPDLYYIVTPSSVDSKEYYKAAWTGISGDRHYKNGPFEYFELVDNPWLTENVIENHGPLGALYPKLAYIMEGDTPSFLNLINNGLGSDQNPAYGGWGGRYVLHQSYAETHPIYTNSRDTVTARDGSTYTTAQATVWRWREAFQYDFAARMDWCVAKNFQDANHNPVAIINAMPGKDILELNVKPGDKVELSCEGSSDPDGDKFDTSWFVYPEAGTYSGVVELSNSQGAKTAFIAPPIKERSTIHVILQLKDHGTPPLFSYRRAIVLVEP; from the coding sequence ATGAACCGATATGCAAGATTAATCGGATTATTCGCTTTGATGACCGTATATCTTAGTGGGTACGCTGCAGAAAAACCCCGCGTTATCGTTCTCACCGATATCTCCAACGAACCGGATGATGAGGAATCGCTCGTGCGTTTTCTGGTATACAGCAATGAATACGATGTCGAAGGGATCATCGCCACAACCTCAGTATGGCTGCGCCAGAATCCAAGACTGGACTTAATTCAGCGGGACATCCAAGCATACGGCCAGGTGCGGAATAATCTGTTGAAACATGCCCAAGGCTATCCCGCCGCAGATCGCTTGATGTCAGTCGCCAAAGAGGGGCAGACTGGATTCGGAATGGAAGCAGTGGGATTCGGAAAAAGCACGGAGGGTTCCAACCATATCGTTGCTGTAGTGGATCAACCCGATGAGCGCCCCATTTGGATTTCGATATGGGGAGGAGCCAATACGTTGGCGCAAGCGTTGTGGGATGTAAAATACGCGCGAACGGAGTCGGAATTAAAGCGATTCGTATCCAAGCTGCGGGTGTATACCATCTCCGATCAAGACGATGCGGGGCGTTGGCTGCGCATCGCTTATCCCGATTTATATTACATCGTCACTCCCAGCAGCGTCGATTCGAAGGAATACTACAAAGCCGCCTGGACGGGGATTTCTGGAGACCGGCACTATAAAAACGGGCCGTTTGAATATTTCGAGCTGGTGGATAATCCTTGGCTGACGGAAAACGTGATCGAGAATCACGGGCCTTTGGGCGCGTTGTATCCCAAACTGGCTTATATCATGGAAGGCGATACTCCTTCCTTTTTGAATCTCATCAACAATGGTTTGGGCAGCGATCAAAATCCCGCGTACGGCGGTTGGGGAGGCCGTTACGTTCTTCACCAATCCTATGCGGAAACGCATCCCATCTATACCAACAGCCGCGATACAGTGACTGCGCGAGATGGTTCGACTTACACCACGGCTCAGGCAACCGTCTGGCGCTGGCGGGAGGCGTTTCAATACGATTTCGCCGCGCGTATGGATTGGTGCGTTGCGAAAAACTTTCAAGACGCCAACCATAATCCCGTTGCAATCATCAACGCTATGCCGGGTAAGGATATTCTCGAATTGAATGTCAAACCAGGAGATAAAGTCGAGTTATCCTGCGAAGGATCGAGCGATCCTGACGGCGACAAATTCGATACATCCTGGTTTGTTTATCCGGAAGCGGGAACCTATTCGGGTGTAGTTGAATTATCCAATTCTCA
- the trmB gene encoding tRNA (guanosine(46)-N7)-methyltransferase TrmB, whose product MCAKTIYHYTPEMDEQLVSPGSIDEKLDFEKIFGNRHPVEIEIGTGKGRFILAESRRRPETNFIGIERSLKWIRIALWRAARDPRPNRFFLCLDADLVVKLLTPPRSIAAYHVYFPDPWPKDRHRKRRLFNSRLLEKMAETLVAEGRLLLKTDHAEYYADARQRIDGSGLFSLMEDNVSNEIIEDREEAPDSATHYEIKFRQESRPIYSAAYQVVAAYS is encoded by the coding sequence ATGTGCGCCAAGACCATTTATCATTATACGCCGGAGATGGACGAACAACTCGTCTCCCCCGGAAGCATCGACGAAAAACTGGATTTCGAGAAAATCTTCGGAAATCGCCATCCGGTGGAAATCGAAATCGGGACGGGAAAAGGACGCTTCATCCTCGCCGAATCGAGACGGCGGCCTGAAACGAACTTCATTGGCATCGAACGGTCGTTGAAATGGATTCGCATCGCTCTTTGGCGCGCCGCCCGCGATCCCCGGCCCAACCGTTTTTTTCTATGTTTGGATGCTGATTTAGTAGTGAAGCTGCTGACGCCGCCTCGTTCGATTGCGGCTTATCACGTCTATTTTCCCGATCCCTGGCCCAAAGACCGTCATCGCAAGCGCCGGCTTTTCAATTCCCGGCTCTTGGAGAAAATGGCGGAGACGCTGGTAGCGGAGGGAAGGCTTTTGTTGAAAACCGATCACGCTGAATATTACGCCGACGCCCGCCAGCGTATTGACGGCAGCGGTTTATTTTCGCTTATGGAAGATAATGTTTCCAACGAGATTATCGAAGATAGGGAGGAAGCCCCGGACTCCGCGACGCATTACGAAATCAAGTTCCGCCAAGAATCCCGCCCCATCTACTCCGCTGCCTATCAAGTAGTAGCGGCGTATTCGTAA
- a CDS encoding cyclic nucleotide-binding domain-containing protein, producing MMTNYFLFESENEIVEAAKGQVLMRQGEPGTCAFLLVEGKLKVELEKKPPPVFIAEITPIDIVGEIAILSGKPRCATVTAIENSKLIRLEKSRLKFLFRRNPEAAEFIVKLLCAKLIGANEFIAEHCEYERQFSGEFKKWMEMED from the coding sequence ATGATGACGAATTATTTTTTGTTCGAGTCGGAAAATGAAATCGTCGAAGCGGCCAAAGGCCAGGTTCTGATGCGCCAGGGCGAGCCGGGGACGTGCGCCTTTCTTTTGGTGGAAGGAAAACTAAAAGTGGAATTGGAAAAAAAACCGCCTCCTGTTTTCATTGCGGAAATCACTCCCATCGATATCGTAGGCGAAATAGCCATCTTAAGCGGCAAGCCGCGCTGCGCCACTGTGACGGCGATCGAAAACTCGAAATTGATCCGCCTGGAAAAATCTCGGCTCAAATTTTTATTCCGGCGCAATCCCGAAGCAGCTGAATTTATTGTAAAACTCCTTTGCGCCAAACTCATCGGCGCCAATGAATTTATCGCCGAACACTGCGAATATGAAAGACAATTTTCCGGCGAATTCAAAAAATGGATGGAAATGGAGGATTAG
- a CDS encoding cyclic nucleotide-binding domain-containing protein, with protein sequence MSLLKILKETNVDLAKDIRLYPPGHVLIRQGEAGTCAYMLLSGMLKVEREVNGKPLFITEVKPVNIVGEMSILSDSPRSATVTVVENAKLLKIEKIRIKTMIRRYPDIGEALLKLLCAKLNRANEILEEYHKYYIEYAAVHDNPTLDIT encoded by the coding sequence ATGAGTCTGCTCAAAATTCTTAAAGAAACCAACGTGGATCTCGCCAAGGATATCCGTCTTTATCCCCCCGGCCATGTATTGATTCGCCAGGGCGAAGCGGGAACATGCGCTTATATGCTTCTGTCCGGCATGTTGAAAGTCGAACGCGAAGTCAACGGCAAACCGCTTTTCATCACCGAAGTGAAACCGGTCAATATTGTAGGCGAAATGTCCATCCTCAGCGACAGTCCGCGATCCGCCACTGTCACCGTCGTTGAGAACGCCAAGCTGCTGAAAATAGAAAAAATCCGCATCAAAACCATGATCCGCCGTTATCCCGATATTGGAGAAGCGCTATTGAAACTTCTATGCGCCAAATTGAACCGCGCCAACGAAATCCTGGAGGAATATCACAAGTATTACATTGAATACGCCGCAGTTCATGATAATCCAACATTGGATATAACATAA